A genomic window from Macaca thibetana thibetana isolate TM-01 chromosome 16, ASM2454274v1, whole genome shotgun sequence includes:
- the SPEM2 gene encoding uncharacterized protein SPEM2 isoform X1, whose product MENQLWHNTLGCCNQYQESPHDAEDILFLLLGLIVLVNIGINVTTMMWHGLQNALDKMIDWTTRKNEIQASESPPSGPPDKAQDVHIHCILDPVQVKMARPTRYSSFSCHRFSSHHSSSLCCLHHRRRRRPHARRGRCRCCNHQQQSQNYRQIPHSRSVFHHPHRSQKMSRRHRVPFFDQEDLDSYLEEQDNLPFPYPKYPRRGWGGFYQRAGLPSNVGLWGHQGGILASLPPPSLYLSPELRCMPKRVEAKSELRLQSYGPHGSQSRLWGNVEAEQWVSSPPPPRRLPPNPAWVPRGHSPYPSVGRTLYDSWDQRRRGMEGFERPPNLVSRNARPEAQGCREHHSPQSHRRSLLGHTHGQSSTEPLGYSSRDPHEVQRWAADWAEALPARRPLTTSASLTVLGEASHQRTPAPGSVRVPHSSKPRPKVQVADPAPPPTMFVPLSRNPGGNANYQVYDSLELKRQVQESGARSSSLPPASTTSSRPSLHRSQTGKLN is encoded by the exons ATGGAAAACCAGCTATGGCATAACACCCTGGGATGTTGCAATCAATACCAAGAAAGCCCCCACGATGCCGAGGACATCTTATTCCTGCTGCTGGGCCTCATCGTTCTTGTCAACATTGGCATCAACGTGACAACTATG ATGTGGCATGGACTCCAGAACGCCTTAGACAAGATGATTGATTGGACTACTCGGAAAA ATGAAATTCAGGCCAGCGAAAGTCCCCCCAGTGGTCCCCCAGACAAGGCTCAGGACGTCCACATCCACTGCATCCTGGACCCTGTGCAGGTGAAGATGGCCCGACCCACACGGTActcctctttctcctgccaccgTTTCTCCAGCCATCACAGCAGCAGTCTTTGCTGTCTTCATcatcgccgccgccgccgcccccacGCCCGCCGTGGTCGCTGTCGCTGCTGCAACCACCAGCAGCAGTCGCAGAACTACAGACAAATCCCCCATAGCCGCTCAGTCTTCCATCACCCACATCGCAGCCAAAAGATGTCACGACGACACCGAGTGCCCTTCTTTGATCAGGAGGACCTGGATTCCTACCTGGAGGAGCAGGACAACCTGCCCTTCCCGTATCCCAAGTACCCACGTCGCGGCTGGGGTGGGTTTTATCAGAGAGCCGGTCTGCCCTCCAATGTGGGACTGTGGGGCCACCAGGGTGGTATCCTGGCCAGTCTGCCACCACCCTCTCTCTACCTGTCACCTGAGCTGCGCTGCATGCCCAAGCGTGTAGAGGCCAAGTCTGAGCTGAGGCTGCAGTCCTATGGGCCCCACGGTTCCCAGTCCCGACTGTGGGGCAATGTGGAGGCTGAGCAGTGGGTCTCGTCTCCACCACCTCCCCGCCGGCTGCCCCCTAACCCCGCTTGGGTCCCCAGGGGGCACAGCCCTTACCCCTCAGTGGGCCGGACACTGTATGACTCCTGGGATCAGCGGCGGCGTGGCATGGAGGGCTTTGAGCGCCCCCCTAACTTGGTGTCCCGGAACGCCCGGCCCGAGGCCCAGGGCTGCCGGGAGCACCACTCCCCACAGTCCCACCGGCGGAGTCTGCTTGGTCACACTCACGGCCAGTCATCCACGGAACCCTTGGGCTACAGCTCCCGGGACCCCCATGAAGTGCAGCGCTGGGCAGCCGACTGGGCTGAGGCTCTGCCCGCCCGGCGTCCTCTgactacctctgcctccctcacGGTGTTGGGCGAGGCCTCCCACCAACGGACCCCAGCCCCAGGCTCAGTACGGGTTCCTCATTCCTCCAAGCCCCGGCCCAAAGTCCAGGTTGCAGATCCTGCCCCACCCCCGACCATGTTCGTCCCACTCAGCCGGAATCCAGGGGGCAATGCCAACTATCAGGTGTACGACAGCCTGGAGCTGAAGCGGCAGGTGCAGGAGAGCGGAGCCAGGTCCAGCTCACTGCCACCGGCTTCCACCACCTCCTCAAGGCCCTCTCTGCACAGGAGCCAGACCGGGAAACTCAACTGA
- the SPEM2 gene encoding uncharacterized protein SPEM2 isoform X2: MWHGLQNALDKMIDWTTRKNEIQASESPPSGPPDKAQDVHIHCILDPVQVKMARPTRYSSFSCHRFSSHHSSSLCCLHHRRRRRPHARRGRCRCCNHQQQSQNYRQIPHSRSVFHHPHRSQKMSRRHRVPFFDQEDLDSYLEEQDNLPFPYPKYPRRGWGGFYQRAGLPSNVGLWGHQGGILASLPPPSLYLSPELRCMPKRVEAKSELRLQSYGPHGSQSRLWGNVEAEQWVSSPPPPRRLPPNPAWVPRGHSPYPSVGRTLYDSWDQRRRGMEGFERPPNLVSRNARPEAQGCREHHSPQSHRRSLLGHTHGQSSTEPLGYSSRDPHEVQRWAADWAEALPARRPLTTSASLTVLGEASHQRTPAPGSVRVPHSSKPRPKVQVADPAPPPTMFVPLSRNPGGNANYQVYDSLELKRQVQESGARSSSLPPASTTSSRPSLHRSQTGKLN; this comes from the exons ATGTGGCATGGACTCCAGAACGCCTTAGACAAGATGATTGATTGGACTACTCGGAAAA ATGAAATTCAGGCCAGCGAAAGTCCCCCCAGTGGTCCCCCAGACAAGGCTCAGGACGTCCACATCCACTGCATCCTGGACCCTGTGCAGGTGAAGATGGCCCGACCCACACGGTActcctctttctcctgccaccgTTTCTCCAGCCATCACAGCAGCAGTCTTTGCTGTCTTCATcatcgccgccgccgccgcccccacGCCCGCCGTGGTCGCTGTCGCTGCTGCAACCACCAGCAGCAGTCGCAGAACTACAGACAAATCCCCCATAGCCGCTCAGTCTTCCATCACCCACATCGCAGCCAAAAGATGTCACGACGACACCGAGTGCCCTTCTTTGATCAGGAGGACCTGGATTCCTACCTGGAGGAGCAGGACAACCTGCCCTTCCCGTATCCCAAGTACCCACGTCGCGGCTGGGGTGGGTTTTATCAGAGAGCCGGTCTGCCCTCCAATGTGGGACTGTGGGGCCACCAGGGTGGTATCCTGGCCAGTCTGCCACCACCCTCTCTCTACCTGTCACCTGAGCTGCGCTGCATGCCCAAGCGTGTAGAGGCCAAGTCTGAGCTGAGGCTGCAGTCCTATGGGCCCCACGGTTCCCAGTCCCGACTGTGGGGCAATGTGGAGGCTGAGCAGTGGGTCTCGTCTCCACCACCTCCCCGCCGGCTGCCCCCTAACCCCGCTTGGGTCCCCAGGGGGCACAGCCCTTACCCCTCAGTGGGCCGGACACTGTATGACTCCTGGGATCAGCGGCGGCGTGGCATGGAGGGCTTTGAGCGCCCCCCTAACTTGGTGTCCCGGAACGCCCGGCCCGAGGCCCAGGGCTGCCGGGAGCACCACTCCCCACAGTCCCACCGGCGGAGTCTGCTTGGTCACACTCACGGCCAGTCATCCACGGAACCCTTGGGCTACAGCTCCCGGGACCCCCATGAAGTGCAGCGCTGGGCAGCCGACTGGGCTGAGGCTCTGCCCGCCCGGCGTCCTCTgactacctctgcctccctcacGGTGTTGGGCGAGGCCTCCCACCAACGGACCCCAGCCCCAGGCTCAGTACGGGTTCCTCATTCCTCCAAGCCCCGGCCCAAAGTCCAGGTTGCAGATCCTGCCCCACCCCCGACCATGTTCGTCCCACTCAGCCGGAATCCAGGGGGCAATGCCAACTATCAGGTGTACGACAGCCTGGAGCTGAAGCGGCAGGTGCAGGAGAGCGGAGCCAGGTCCAGCTCACTGCCACCGGCTTCCACCACCTCCTCAAGGCCCTCTCTGCACAGGAGCCAGACCGGGAAACTCAACTGA
- the SPEM1 gene encoding spermatid maturation protein 1, whose translation MAMAERPRPDWASYHNCNTNSCQDLGNSVLLLLGLIICINISINIVTLLWSRFRGVLYQVFHDTICEKEAPKSSSLGKQTQPSKKQSSPAVHLRCTMDPVKMTVTPPPARRHRRRGSPTHCAHCPVAWAPDTDDEKPYQYPAICSYHWDGPEDWEGFQRTQGTWVPWTQDPQEPPPQTIRFQPTIEERPLKTDMRSQLGLRAYVYSVNPPPPSPEAPSHKNSGEGAVPEAEAAQYQPVPAPILGPAVVPEFSRCRSSGRIVYDARDVRRRLRELTREVEALSRCYPLASGSSTAEGTSKNWVYRSLTGR comes from the exons ATGGCCATGGCTGAGCGGCCGAGGCCCGATTGGGCCTCGTATCACAACTGCAACACCAACAGCTGCCAGGACCTGGGCAACTCTGTCCTGTTGCTGCTGGGCCTCATCATCTGCATTAACATTAGCATCAATATAGTGACCCTG CTCTGGAGCCGATTCCGTGGCGTCTTATACCAAGTGTTCCATGATACCATTTGTGAGAAAG AAGCTCCTAAGTCATCCTCACTCGGAAAGCAGACCCAGCCCTCTAAGAAGCAGAGTTCCCCTGCAGTCCATCTTCGGTGCACCATGGACCCCGTGAAGATGACTGTGACCCCGCCCCCAGCTCGCCGCCATCGCCGTCGAGGCTCTCCCACACACTGTGCTCACTGCCCAGTAGCTTGGGCTCCTGACACTGATGACGAGAAGCCCTATCAGTACCCAGCCATATGCTCCTACCACTGGGATGGCCCTGAGGACTGGGAAGGCTTCCAACGCACTCAGGGGACCTGGGTTCCCTGGACTCAGGACCCCCAGGAGCCCCCTCCCCAGACCATCCGCTTCCAGCCTACCATAGAGGAAAGGCCCCTCAAAACAGACATGCGGTCCCAGCTGGGCCTAAGGGCCTATGTGTATTCTGTGaaccccccacctcccagccctgaGGCTCCTAGCCACAAGAACAGTGGGGAGGGGGCGGTGCCAGAGGCAGAGGCGGCTCAGTACCAGCCTGTCCCAGCTCCCATCCTGGGCCCAGCAGTCGTCCCTGAATTTTCCCGGTGCCGCTCCTCAGGCCGAATAGTGTATGATGCCCGGGACGTGAGGCGGCGGCTACGGGAGctgacccgggaggtggaggccctGTCCCGCTGCTACCCTCTGGCCTCCGGATCCAGCACTGCCGAGGGGACAAGCAAGAATTGGGTGTACCGTTCCCTGACTGGGAGgtga